One window from the genome of Silvimonas iriomotensis encodes:
- a CDS encoding FAD-dependent oxidoreductase, whose protein sequence is MTALTQAAVSVAEPTLPANEILEGSGDAPFSPLESRHHQRFPKLTEQEVERMRRFGEIREYPAQAMMFEIGQPGPGLFVILSGRVRIISRDGLGHSTIIIEQGPFEFAAEVAQLSGKPSLADGLTLEPVTALLLPPHQLRALLVAEAELGERIMRALILRRVGLLERGRGLVLVGGEANNKLHALQSFLRRNAYPHTIMEAETDPDIVDLLARISVRPSDFPLVICPDGNVLRAPDEGQLASHLGLLPEFDPGHVYDVVVVGAGPAGLAASVYAASEGLSVAVFDCRAPGGQAGASSRIENYLGFPTGISGQALAGRAFVQAQKFGAHVAIPLAIKTLHCDRTPIELELDDGRCIATHTVVIASGAVYRRPQIHQLCRFEGRGVYYWASPVEAKLCRDEEVILVGGGNSAGQAAVFLAAHTAKVHVLIRAPSLEASMSRYLIERLAALPNVELHPYSEITGLDGDEHGLATVEVRTRRAGKESTTTMPVHHVFLFIGADPNTSWLRDCAVKIDAKGFVPTGLDAVADGQIPAFALETSVKGVFAIGDVRSGSVKRVAAAVGEGAAVVAQIHAFLAQHRAAIAAAR, encoded by the coding sequence ATGACCGCTTTGACCCAGGCTGCCGTTTCTGTGGCAGAACCCACCCTGCCCGCCAATGAGATTCTGGAAGGCAGTGGCGACGCGCCGTTTTCGCCACTGGAATCACGCCATCATCAGCGTTTTCCCAAACTGACCGAGCAAGAAGTAGAACGCATGCGGCGTTTTGGCGAAATCCGCGAGTACCCGGCCCAGGCCATGATGTTTGAAATCGGTCAGCCCGGCCCTGGCTTGTTTGTGATTCTCAGCGGGCGCGTGCGGATTATCTCCCGGGACGGGCTGGGTCATTCCACCATCATTATTGAACAAGGCCCGTTCGAGTTTGCCGCAGAAGTGGCGCAGTTGTCCGGCAAACCCTCGCTGGCCGATGGCCTGACGCTGGAACCGGTCACCGCCCTGTTGCTGCCGCCGCATCAGCTGCGCGCCTTGCTGGTGGCCGAAGCCGAACTGGGCGAACGCATCATGCGCGCGCTGATCCTGCGCCGCGTGGGCTTGCTGGAACGCGGGCGCGGGCTGGTGCTGGTCGGCGGTGAAGCCAACAACAAACTGCACGCGCTGCAGAGCTTTCTGCGCCGCAACGCCTATCCGCACACCATTATGGAAGCCGAGACTGATCCGGACATCGTCGATCTGCTGGCGCGCATTTCGGTGCGGCCCAGTGATTTTCCGCTGGTGATCTGTCCGGATGGCAACGTGCTGCGCGCGCCCGATGAAGGCCAGCTGGCCAGTCATCTGGGCCTGCTGCCCGAGTTCGACCCTGGTCATGTCTATGACGTGGTGGTGGTGGGCGCCGGGCCAGCCGGGCTGGCGGCCTCGGTCTATGCCGCATCAGAAGGGTTGTCGGTGGCGGTGTTTGATTGCCGCGCGCCAGGCGGCCAGGCCGGCGCCAGTTCACGCATTGAAAACTATCTGGGTTTCCCCACCGGGATTTCCGGCCAGGCGCTGGCGGGCCGCGCGTTTGTGCAGGCGCAAAAGTTCGGGGCGCACGTTGCCATTCCGCTGGCCATCAAGACGCTGCACTGTGATCGCACGCCCATTGAGCTGGAACTCGACGATGGCCGCTGCATTGCCACCCATACGGTGGTGATTGCCAGTGGCGCGGTGTACCGCCGCCCGCAAATTCATCAGTTATGCCGTTTTGAAGGGCGTGGCGTGTATTACTGGGCGTCGCCCGTTGAGGCCAAACTGTGCCGCGATGAAGAAGTCATTCTGGTCGGTGGTGGCAATTCGGCCGGTCAGGCAGCGGTGTTTCTGGCCGCGCATACCGCCAAAGTCCATGTGTTGATCCGCGCGCCCAGCCTGGAAGCCAGCATGTCGCGTTATCTGATCGAGCGGCTGGCGGCACTGCCCAATGTCGAGCTGCATCCGTATTCGGAAATCACCGGGCTGGATGGCGATGAACACGGGCTGGCCACCGTGGAGGTCCGCACGCGCCGCGCCGGCAAAGAGTCCACCACCACCATGCCGGTGCATCACGTATTCCTGTTTATCGGCGCCGACCCCAACACCAGCTGGCTGCGTGATTGCGCAGTGAAAATCGACGCCAAAGGCTTTGTGCCGACCGGGCTGGATGCCGTAGCAGACGGGCAGATTCCGGCGTTTGCGCTGGAAACCAGCGTCAAGGGCGTGTTTGCCATTGGCGACGTGCGTTCAGGCTCGGTCAAACGGGTGGCTGCCGCCGTGGGCGAAGGCGCGGCGGTGGTGGCGCAGATTCACGCTTTCCTGGCGCAGCACCGCGCCGCTATTGCCGCCGCCCGCTAA